One window of the Manihot esculenta cultivar AM560-2 chromosome 14, M.esculenta_v8, whole genome shotgun sequence genome contains the following:
- the LOC110599780 gene encoding uncharacterized protein LOC110599780 yields MASIYRKQTIKVSISIIDAVPLYFAIFILGLILLASIRESSSTSEPVKGNLLLGRPCDEIYVVGEGETLHTISDKCGDPFIVEHNPHIHDPDDVFPGLVIKITPSKPRKLSSIKAFGIK; encoded by the exons ATGGCTTCGATTTACAGAAAGCAAACCATCAAGGTCTCAATATCCATAATCGATGCAGTGCCGTTGTACTTTGCCATATTCATACTAGGCCTAATATTGTTGGCGTCTATTAGAGAGAGTTCTTCCACGAGTGAGCCTGTTAAAGGGAACCTGCTTCTGGGCCGACCTTGCGATGAAATATACGTCGTTGGAGAAGGGGAGACCCTGCACACCATCAGCGACAAGTGTGGCGACCCGTTTATCGTTGAGCATAACCCGCATATACATGACCCAGATGATGTTTTCCCCGGACTTGTGATCAAGATCACTCCTTCCAAGCCGAGGAAGTTGTCGAG CATTAAAGCTTTTGGAATTAAGtga
- the LOC110600439 gene encoding protein HOTHEAD, with product MGLLSWKFIRILLSGIFLFHGFSSELHYTFVHEATSAPAVLYYDYIIVGGGTSGCPLAATLSENATVLVLERGGSPYGNTNITNIGNFVASISDTSPNSPSQSFISEDGVYNTRARVLGGGSSLNAGFYTHASADFVKESGWSEKLANASYEWIEKKVVFEPTMLQWQSAVRNGLIEAGVSPYNGFTYDHVSGTKIGGSIFDADGHRHTAADLLEYAKPRNILVYLHATVLKILFTGKGRPWARPRAYGVTFEDDSGTRHTAFLNRNLWSEIILSAGAIGSPQLLMLSGIGPAYHLRAHGIPVVLDHPMVGQGMADNPMNLLFVPSPVPVEVSLIQVVGITQFGSFIETASGLTFAYSWAQGFVRDYELSLNKTGQQSILTPEAMARAVETVNSLVNATLKGGIILEKVTGPRSTGDLKLRTTNPNDNPSVKFNYFKDPEDLKKCVQGMKTIINIINTKAFSKFRYKHVPVQALISLMANLPVNLRPRHSTTTISLEQFCIDTVMTIWHYHGGCQVGKVIDRKYRVRGVDGLRVIDSSTFLGSPGTNPQATVMMLGRYMGRMMMRERITKWKAY from the exons ATGGGTTTGCTTTCTTGGAAATTTATTAGAATCCTTCTTTctgggattttcttgtttcatGGCTTTT CTTCAGAATTACATTACACATTTGTTCACGAAGCAACCTCCGCACCAGCAGTGTTGTACTATGACTACATCATCGTCGGTGGTGGAACTTCAGGGTGTCCATTAGCTGCAACTCTCTCTGAGAATGCAACTGTTCTAGTCCTTGAAAGAGGAGGCTCCCCCTATGGCAATACTAACATAACCAACATCGGAAACTTCGTTGCCTCAATTTCTGACACGTCTCCCAATTCCCCTTCCCAATCCTTTATCTCCGAGGATGGAGTATACAACACTCGTGCGCGTGTTCTTGGCGGTGGAAGCTCCCTGAACGCCGGATTTTATACTCACGCCAGCGCTGATTTTGTGAAGGAATCTGGATGGAGTGAAAAATTGGCTAATGCGTCTTATGAATGGATTGAGAAGAAGGTTGTGTTTGAGCCAACAATGTTACAATGGCAATCAGCAGTGAGGAATGGGTTGATAGAAGCAGGAGTATCTCCTTATAATGGTTTTACTTATGATCATGTTTCTGGAACTAAAATTGGAGGCTCAATCTTTGATGCGGATGGTCACAGGCACACTGCTGCTGATCTGCTGGAGTATGCTAAGCCAAGAAATATTCTGGTCTACTTGCACGCCACTGTGCTCAAGATCTTGTTTACAGGAAAAG GGAGACCATGGGCAAGACCAAGAGCTTATGGGGTGACCTTTGAAGATGATTCGGGGACAAGGCACACGGCATTCTTGAATAGGAACTTATGGAGCGAGATAATCTTGTCGGCTGGAGCAATAGGAAGCCCACAACTGCTAATGCTAAGTGGTATTGGACCTGCTTATCATCTTCGAGCCCATGGCATTCCTGTTGTGCTCGACCATCCCATGGTGGGCCAAGGAATGGCTGATAACCCAATGAATCTTCTGTTTGTTCCCTCCCCTGTCCCTGTTGAGGTCTCTCTCATTCAAGTTGTGGGCATCACTCAATTTGGTAGCTTCATCGAAACAGCCAGTGGTTTGACATTTGCTTACTCTTGGGCTCAAGGATTCGTTAGGGATTATGAATTGTCCTTAAATAAG ACAGGCCAACAATCCATACTGACTCCAGAAGCTATGGCAAGAGCTGTTGAAACCGTGAATTCCCTTGTGAACGCAACATTAAAAGGCGGAATTATTCTAGAGAAGGTGACGGGTCCACGTTCCACAGGCGATCTGAAGCTCAGGACCACAAATCCAAACGACAACCCATCAGTGAAATTCAACTACTTCAAAGACCCAGAAGATTTGAAGAAGTGTGTACAAGGCATGAAAACcattatcaatataataaacACAAAGGCATTTTCAAAATTTCGATACAAACATGTACCAGTGCAAGCTCTGATTAGCTTAATGGCAAACCTACCAGTGAACTTGAGACCACGGCATTCTACTACAACAATTTCCTTGGAACAATTTTGCATAGACACAGTGATGACCATATGGCATTATCACGGAGGTTGCCAAGTTGGGAAGGTTATTGATCGAAAGTACAGAGTTCGTGGGGTTGATGGACTAAGGGTTATTGATAGCTCTACTTTTCTTGGCTCGCCTGGGACTAATCCTCAAGCTACCGTTATGATGCTGGGAAG ATACATGGGGAGGATGATGATGCGTGAGAGAATTACTAAGTGGAAGGCTTATTGA